DNA sequence from the Betaproteobacteria bacterium genome:
TCAGCAACAGGATCTTCAACTCCCAGGGCTGGCCGGACAATCTGGAGTGAAAGGGCAAGCCCTGCACCAACGCGATGATTCGGTCGGTTGCACCCAGCATCGCCAGCAGGCCACCTAGAATAAAAAGCGTGGTCGAGGCGAAAAAGGTAGCGCTGTTGGAAAGCATCGTAAGAATGCCGGTGTCGATCACGCGCAGTTCGCGTCCTATAACGTTGGTCCACCAGTCCCGCCGGTATTGCCCCATCACTGACATGAGACTGCGCTTGCGCGGGGCTTGGTATCGCGCGTAGTGCTGGTAGCCGGCCCACAAAGCGAAAAACCATAGCAGGGCCACCGCGTCAAACGCCGTAAGATCGATGTATTGCCAAACATAGAGTTTCTGAAAGGTCACGTTCAAAGGAATAGGGTAAGTACGCCGGTGTAACCGTACAGCCGGTCGTGGGAGATTTCGCCGTTGCCGAAGAATCCCACGAGCGGAACCTCTCCAAGGTGATCGCGAATAATGCGAAGCTCCTGTGAGTCCCCGCCAAACAAGTTAGGACCACGCCCCAGGCACGAGTAGTAGAGCGCCCCGCGAGGCGCGCGGTACAAACCGGATTTGATGCTATGTAGCATGCGTTCCAGATCGTCGCTGGCGCTGGCCTTGTCGCGCGTACAAAAGAACA
Encoded proteins:
- a CDS encoding DUF599 family protein, with product MLRQRRNLPRPAVRLHRRTYPIPLNVTFQKLYVWQYIDLTAFDAVALLWFFALWAGYQHYARYQAPRKRSLMSVMGQYRRDWWTNVIGRELRVIDTGILTMLSNSATFFASTTLFILGGLLAMLGATDRIIALVQGLPFHSRLSGQPWELKILLLIGIFVYSFFKFTWSLRQFGFSSILVGAAPKVTDDSQSEAHFIRRAAKITSLAADSFNYGLRAYYFGLAALSWFVTTWLFMLVTAWVVLVLYLREFRSPALRALSVEKID